Proteins encoded by one window of Cylindrospermum stagnale PCC 7417:
- the serS gene encoding serine--tRNA ligase translates to MLDLKQIRENTQLVQERLNGRSGKYDIQPILELDKKQRELEGTRSQLQARSNEIGKIVGQKIKSGIEPQDPEIQALRDEGNSIKAKLSELEPQEKELKAEIHQKLLELPNLPSDATPIGKTEEDNQEIRRWGDEYLPQNPNILPHWEIGEKLGILNIERAVKVAQSRFVTLVGAGAALERALIQFMLSLQTQAGYVEVSPPLLVNTESLTGTGQLPKFAEESFKCAEDDLWLIPTAEVPVTNLYRGEILAAEDLPIYHCAYTPCFRREAGSYGRDMRGLIRLHQFNKVELVKLVHPSSSFEELEKLVGNAEAILQALKLPYRVINLCTGDLGFSATKTYDLEVWLPSSGKYREISSCSNCFDFQARRADIRFKEAGKKGTQFVHTLNGSGLAVGRTMAAILENYQQPDGTVLIPEALQVYLGREVL, encoded by the coding sequence GTGTTGGATCTTAAGCAAATTCGGGAAAATACCCAATTAGTTCAGGAACGGTTGAATGGTCGTAGTGGTAAATACGATATTCAGCCCATATTAGAGTTAGATAAAAAGCAACGGGAACTGGAGGGGACACGCAGTCAACTCCAAGCCCGGAGCAACGAAATCGGTAAAATCGTCGGGCAAAAGATCAAATCTGGGATAGAGCCTCAAGACCCAGAAATTCAAGCCTTGCGGGATGAAGGGAACTCGATTAAAGCTAAATTAAGCGAACTGGAACCGCAAGAAAAAGAACTGAAAGCGGAAATTCACCAAAAGTTACTAGAACTCCCCAATTTGCCAAGTGATGCTACACCAATTGGTAAAACTGAGGAAGATAACCAAGAAATACGCCGTTGGGGGGATGAATATCTGCCTCAAAACCCGAACATTCTCCCCCATTGGGAAATTGGCGAAAAGTTAGGTATTCTCAATATTGAGCGAGCCGTAAAAGTTGCCCAAAGTCGCTTTGTAACGTTAGTGGGGGCTGGTGCGGCTCTGGAGAGGGCATTAATTCAATTTATGCTATCCCTGCAAACCCAAGCTGGGTATGTGGAAGTCAGTCCACCACTGTTAGTGAATACTGAATCTCTCACAGGAACTGGTCAGTTACCCAAGTTTGCAGAAGAAAGCTTTAAATGTGCTGAGGATGATTTGTGGTTAATACCAACAGCAGAAGTTCCCGTTACCAACCTCTACCGGGGGGAAATTCTCGCTGCTGAAGATTTACCAATTTATCACTGTGCTTATACTCCTTGTTTCCGTCGAGAAGCGGGAAGTTATGGACGGGATATGCGGGGTTTAATTCGTCTGCATCAATTCAATAAAGTTGAGTTGGTGAAACTTGTTCATCCTAGTTCTTCTTTTGAGGAACTAGAAAAATTGGTGGGGAATGCAGAAGCGATTTTACAAGCTTTAAAATTACCTTATCGCGTCATCAATTTATGTACTGGTGATTTAGGTTTTTCTGCAACCAAAACCTACGATTTAGAAGTTTGGCTACCTTCATCTGGGAAGTATCGAGAAATTTCCAGTTGCTCTAATTGTTTTGATTTCCAAGCGCGACGGGCAGATATTCGCTTTAAGGAAGCGGGTAAGAAAGGTACTCAGTTTGTCCATACCCTCAACGGTTCTGGTTTGGCTGTGGGAAGGACAATGGCAGCGATTTTGGAGAATTATCAGCAACCAGATGGGACAGTGTTGATACCGGAAGCATTGCAGGTTTATTTGGGAAGGGAGGTTTTGTAA
- a CDS encoding DUF3611 family protein: protein MSQNPDAPSSSSNIRAIAQTFRLTGWISFWIQLVLGVISGIIVLLYAIFSQRTGSPSNNPGTGFGVFLAICGLVVLGVGIYLAYRYTRIGNQLQSSNPNNRPRKSETVQILRLGLMVNLAGILVTLLGAQAIVGTLVARSISPQAVTTQLFDPTRIISGLDMLVVQANTNTVSAHFAGLVVSLWLLNRINRS, encoded by the coding sequence ATGTCACAAAACCCCGACGCCCCGTCGTCTTCATCTAATATTCGGGCAATTGCCCAAACGTTCCGCCTTACAGGTTGGATTAGTTTCTGGATTCAGTTAGTACTAGGAGTAATTTCTGGTATAATCGTTCTTCTCTACGCTATCTTTAGTCAAAGAACTGGCAGCCCAAGCAATAATCCAGGGACTGGGTTTGGCGTCTTTTTAGCAATTTGTGGATTGGTCGTTTTGGGAGTTGGCATTTATTTAGCCTACCGTTACACCAGAATCGGTAATCAACTGCAATCTTCTAACCCCAACAACCGCCCGCGCAAAAGTGAGACTGTACAAATTTTGCGTTTGGGACTGATGGTGAATTTAGCGGGAATTCTCGTCACACTATTGGGGGCACAAGCAATTGTGGGTACGCTAGTGGCCAGGTCTATCTCCCCTCAAGCCGTAACTACCCAACTATTTGACCCCACCCGAATTATTAGCGGTCTAGATATGCTTGTGGTGCAGGCAAACACTAACACTGTTTCAGCACACTTTGCCGGACTTGTAGTATCGCTGTGGCTACTCAATCGCATTAACCGGTCTTAG
- a CDS encoding PadR family transcriptional regulator, whose product MKLEDIYQFFENPPPTYLCQELAVCYILCILIQGESYGTELIQRLETEHPTYRLSDTVLYSAIKFLEDERAINGYWKRLEGRGRPRRMYQVARGWRVQSLRLAHLWQDYINQRKN is encoded by the coding sequence ATGAAACTTGAGGATATATATCAATTCTTTGAAAATCCTCCGCCAACTTACCTCTGTCAGGAACTAGCAGTTTGTTATATTCTGTGTATTTTGATACAAGGTGAATCCTACGGAACCGAGTTAATCCAGCGACTGGAAACTGAACATCCAACCTATCGGCTTTCGGACACTGTACTTTATAGTGCAATCAAATTTCTCGAAGACGAAAGGGCGATCAATGGATATTGGAAAAGACTCGAAGGACGAGGACGCCCCAGGCGGATGTATCAAGTCGCTCGAGGATGGCGAGTTCAATCGCTTAGATTAGCTCATCTTTGGCAGGACTACATCAACCAGAGAAAAAATTAA
- a CDS encoding cofactor assembly of complex C subunit B: MDIAILPSTLLLTLLLSVGLFFFIRASTKDRIEKAQLVSEQDEAALMSQLKEYFRSRSYRVAAVDQEQNQVTFEGFVRPSRFLAVFLTLLAFAGLACLSLVLALLFPDSSQLFPAIVLLSPLSGLFYWKKAGRLEKVSLKIELNQSEQRSSSGITVIAHRDELAELQRALQLKAGD; encoded by the coding sequence ATGGATATCGCTATTCTGCCATCCACGTTGCTGCTAACCTTGTTGTTATCGGTTGGTCTATTTTTCTTTATTCGTGCCTCGACCAAAGACCGGATAGAAAAAGCGCAACTAGTATCTGAGCAAGACGAAGCTGCTTTAATGTCTCAATTAAAGGAGTATTTCCGCTCGCGGTCGTACCGAGTGGCAGCGGTAGACCAAGAACAAAACCAAGTCACTTTTGAAGGGTTCGTTAGACCTAGCCGATTTTTAGCTGTGTTTTTGACGCTGCTGGCCTTCGCTGGTCTTGCTTGTCTATCATTGGTTTTGGCGCTGCTTTTTCCTGACTCTAGTCAGTTATTTCCAGCAATAGTGCTGCTGTCGCCTTTAAGCGGTCTATTTTATTGGAAAAAAGCTGGAAGACTTGAGAAGGTGTCACTCAAGATAGAATTAAACCAGAGCGAACAACGCTCCTCAAGTGGTATTACTGTCATTGCCCATCGAGATGAACTCGCCGAGTTGCAGAGGGCGTTACAGTTAAAGGCTGGTGATTGA
- a CDS encoding DUF3155 domain-containing protein: MARRRKRKSRRRQEGRRILEHVPQYSIESGEEKPVTAARKFIQAEGILPPALLLVKRNEHTTDRYFWAEKGLFGAQYVEENHFLFPSLRILEAPTGQEPMAVASR, from the coding sequence TTGGCAAGGAGACGCAAAAGGAAAAGCCGTCGTCGCCAGGAAGGACGGCGCATCTTAGAGCACGTGCCTCAATATAGCATCGAAAGCGGTGAAGAGAAACCTGTGACAGCAGCTAGAAAATTCATTCAAGCTGAAGGTATTTTGCCACCGGCGCTGCTACTCGTAAAGCGGAACGAACACACTACAGACCGTTATTTCTGGGCAGAAAAGGGCCTATTTGGTGCTCAATACGTAGAAGAAAACCATTTCTTGTTTCCCAGCCTGAGGATATTAGAGGCTCCTACAGGACAGGAACCCATGGCTGTAGCTAGTAGGTGA
- a CDS encoding GAF domain-containing sensor histidine kinase, with protein MLMSASSDFLALCREQTALLTQGLGASLSIVYLTQELVEAPTGDAKLIPVVVYPETAVLRHSEEPVSTTATKQLQVSNVLALPNHQRRLLISGSKSPSPSLESETKEATQPHLEDEYLLSGNQIVLPLIYEGVMMGLLVTGREDRRWNDHEQGEIQRIAQTMAIACILDQRRAWLQQQLHQQQIFQEKQRDLLDNLLHQFRNPLTAVRTFGKLLLKRLRPADPNRDVGTSIVRESDRLKELLIQFDEVIDLTEADLALRKLPESKVFVEASFQKDAKPALLLPGTGEKTADCLLADLLDPLLVSAKAIAQERNLQLMANIPADLPPVQVNIKALREVLSNIIDNALKYTNSGGKILIQVGQKRANFQGIAISDTGPGIPPEDLEHLGERHYRGVQAQTAIPGTGLGMAIAKQLLEQMQGEIEVFSPAIDSAITSPHTPGTTVIIWLPEVGAGSPRPSSV; from the coding sequence ATGTTAATGTCTGCCAGTTCTGATTTTCTGGCTCTGTGCCGAGAGCAAACAGCGCTGCTCACCCAAGGGTTGGGAGCGTCTTTGAGTATTGTGTACTTGACACAAGAATTGGTAGAAGCTCCCACTGGTGACGCGAAACTGATTCCTGTAGTGGTTTACCCAGAGACAGCAGTGTTACGGCACTCTGAGGAGCCGGTTTCGACAACTGCAACCAAGCAACTACAAGTTAGCAATGTTTTGGCATTACCCAATCACCAGCGCAGGTTATTGATATCTGGGTCAAAATCTCCTAGCCCATCTCTGGAGTCAGAAACAAAAGAAGCCACCCAACCCCATTTAGAAGATGAATACTTGCTCAGTGGTAACCAAATTGTTTTACCTCTGATTTATGAGGGTGTGATGATGGGGTTATTGGTGACAGGCAGGGAAGACCGGAGATGGAATGATCATGAGCAAGGTGAAATTCAACGGATAGCCCAAACTATGGCGATCGCATGTATTTTAGATCAGCGTCGCGCATGGTTGCAGCAGCAGCTACATCAACAACAAATTTTCCAAGAAAAGCAACGAGATTTACTGGATAATCTCTTGCACCAGTTTCGTAACCCATTAACTGCTGTGCGGACTTTTGGCAAACTGCTGTTAAAGCGACTGCGGCCAGCAGATCCTAATCGAGATGTGGGGACTAGTATAGTCAGAGAGAGCGATCGCCTGAAGGAATTGTTGATCCAGTTTGATGAGGTGATTGATTTGACTGAGGCTGATCTAGCACTACGGAAACTCCCGGAATCCAAAGTTTTTGTGGAAGCAAGTTTCCAAAAAGACGCTAAACCAGCGCTATTATTGCCAGGAACGGGAGAAAAAACCGCTGATTGCTTGTTAGCAGATTTATTAGACCCATTATTAGTATCAGCTAAAGCGATCGCCCAAGAGCGAAATCTCCAACTGATGGCGAATATTCCCGCCGATTTGCCCCCAGTACAGGTTAACATCAAAGCATTGCGGGAAGTCTTGAGCAATATCATTGATAATGCTTTGAAATATACAAATTCTGGCGGCAAGATTTTGATTCAGGTAGGGCAAAAAAGAGCTAATTTTCAAGGCATAGCCATCAGTGATACTGGCCCTGGCATTCCTCCCGAAGATTTAGAGCATTTGGGAGAAAGGCATTACCGGGGAGTACAAGCGCAAACAGCGATTCCCGGCACAGGTTTGGGAATGGCGATCGCTAAACAACTACTCGAGCAAATGCAGGGCGAAATAGAAGTTTTCAGCCCTGCAATCGACTCAGCTATCACTTCACCGCATACCCCAGGAACTACAGTTATTATTTGGTTGCCTGAAGTAGGGGCGGGGTCTCCCCGCCCTTCATCTGTCTAA
- a CDS encoding S-layer homology domain-containing protein — translation MFNLNRWQSGTAALMALSVTAGTVAPFIIAAPSLAQTTFSDVQSNYWASQFIQELSQRGVIAGFPDGSFRPEEPVTRAQFAAMINKAFQKQAQRQPITFRDVPSNYWAANAIQQAYTIGFLAGYPGNNFRPNEAIPRQQVLVSLANGLQYTASTDPATILQYYNDASSIADYARSPIAAATEKQIVVNYPNVKFLNPTVTASRAQVAAFIYQALVSSNQATAINSPYIVAINTTPTPTAITIPEGTAIPVKYDQAKKILVTKDETAPLTLTVSQNVVTQDGVVVIPAGSQVIGQLKPAQGGSQFVAQKLVLTSGQEYDLNASSDVITKTETVKKGISTGAIIQNTVFGASAAAAVSAVTGDRAIATEEVLGGAGIGALIGVFFGRNSVDLIAIEPNTDLQMTINQNLSIALK, via the coding sequence ATGTTTAATTTAAATCGTTGGCAATCAGGAACAGCGGCACTCATGGCTTTGAGCGTCACAGCGGGGACTGTCGCACCCTTCATTATAGCCGCGCCCTCTTTAGCTCAAACAACTTTTTCTGATGTTCAATCTAACTACTGGGCATCACAGTTTATTCAAGAATTGTCACAACGGGGTGTAATTGCCGGCTTCCCCGATGGTAGCTTCCGCCCAGAAGAGCCAGTGACACGCGCCCAGTTTGCGGCGATGATCAACAAAGCTTTCCAAAAGCAGGCACAACGCCAGCCAATCACTTTTAGAGATGTACCCAGCAACTACTGGGCAGCCAATGCGATTCAGCAAGCCTACACCATCGGTTTTTTGGCAGGATATCCAGGCAATAACTTCAGACCAAACGAAGCTATCCCCCGTCAACAGGTTTTGGTTTCCCTCGCTAACGGTCTGCAATACACCGCCAGTACTGACCCGGCAACCATTTTGCAATACTACAATGATGCCTCTAGTATCGCTGACTATGCCCGTAGTCCCATTGCCGCAGCGACTGAGAAGCAAATTGTCGTTAACTATCCCAATGTGAAGTTCTTGAATCCGACTGTCACCGCCTCGCGGGCACAGGTAGCGGCTTTTATCTACCAAGCTTTGGTTAGTTCTAATCAAGCCACAGCCATTAACTCGCCTTATATTGTGGCTATTAACACTACGCCAACACCCACGGCGATCACGATTCCCGAAGGGACTGCTATTCCTGTGAAGTACGACCAAGCTAAAAAAATTCTGGTCACCAAAGATGAAACAGCACCTTTGACACTCACAGTCTCGCAAAATGTGGTTACGCAAGACGGCGTTGTGGTGATTCCCGCTGGAAGTCAGGTGATTGGTCAACTCAAACCTGCTCAGGGCGGTTCTCAATTCGTTGCCCAGAAGCTAGTTTTGACTTCAGGTCAGGAGTATGATTTGAACGCTAGTTCTGATGTGATTACCAAAACTGAAACTGTCAAGAAGGGTATTAGTACTGGTGCAATCATCCAGAATACCGTTTTTGGAGCTAGCGCAGCGGCGGCGGTATCTGCTGTCACAGGCGATCGCGCTATTGCCACAGAAGAAGTCTTGGGCGGCGCGGGTATTGGTGCGTTAATTGGGGTGTTCTTTGGTAGAAATAGTGTTGACTTAATCGCCATCGAACCTAACACCGACCTGCAAATGACGATCAATCAAAACTTGTCGATTGCACTTAAATAA